A region of the Scatophagus argus isolate fScaArg1 chromosome 19, fScaArg1.pri, whole genome shotgun sequence genome:
GTTGAAAACCAATCTTAGCCATGTTTTGTGAGAGCGTAACAGTGATATTTGGTTACTTTTGAGTGTGTAAGCATGCGTTTTTATCACATCATGAACTGGGGCTTGAGATACCCGACCAGTTGTACCAGGGACCTACATAATggctggttttctttttttctttcttttttctttaggGAAATAAGACTAGAAACAGCCTGGCTGTGTTGGTGGAGGTGGCGATGGTGTGTTGTTTCAGGTAATTTGACAGAATTAAATACAATCCAGGAAGGCCTGTTCAAGTGGTAGATCCATTGCATAGCAGTTTATAATACTACAAGGAGGGGTTTTAAAACTATGGGAAGTCATTATGGCAACaatctttattttctgctgcGATAATTCTTGTTCTGCACCCTTGCTCTGTCAGTACAATGGCTGTCTAAGGTTGGGGCTATGACTGTTCAGTCTGGGACAACTTTGTGAGTCTCTCAAAGGTATTCACTGCTGCATGAAGTTGCTGTGATTGTTGGTTTCAGAAAGTTAAAGAACTCCTGCCACCAGTTCAAATCCCTAGAAGGTATGGTGGGAAGACATTTTAGACTCCATTAGATGATCTGACAAGCTTTTCAGTCGAAAACAGCTGTGGGACTTGTGTGTTGGTAGTTAAATAGTTGATGCAGTATTAATCTAGGTAGTTCGTTTGAACGGTCACGTCCACCCTAGATGAACAAAAAGCACCACTCGATCAAAGTCAAACTTCAAGGAAAGATCTTGACACAGCAATTGTTTTCTCTGGGAAgtgcagtggaaaaacacagcagtgatggtAAGTGCTCAACATAAAGGGATTTCCACTTTATGTATATTACATAATTGAGGATTTCCACTTTAGGTATTACAGGTAATCGTAATTATGGGGTTCAGCTCAGTAGTAAACAGCAGTAAACTTCTTAAACAGTAGTTCAAGCTCAGTAACACTGATGTTCCTTGCAAATAAGTATGCCGGATCCTTCATGTCAGTCGGCTCAGGTCCTGAAGACAGAGTAACAAGTGTCTAAGGAGAGAGTGATCGTACCAACGAGCTCACGAGGTATTTTGCAACTTAAACGAAAAACTTGAGGCATAGAGAAGTGAAACTACTTTTGGGGTTGAGCTGCTGGAGCAGCTGGAAGGCAGCATGGTCCAAGATTCATgtaacaggaaaataaaaacgGTCCTTCCCCATTTTTATACTATATGTAAATTCATTCTAAATTAAAAAGCAGTGGGATGGTGAAGGTTTAATCTGTAACATTCTGAGAGGCAAGTAATGATGTGTCTCAGTACTTTAAAATGTTAGTTGAAATAAACTGCCTGTTAGCGGTGGTGataaaacatctttattttaaggTCATTTGACTGGTGACTGGTAACTCATAATTTCTCCAGAAAACTATATTGATACCGCAGCATCTTTACTTCCTCATTCTGACAATGACACATTgtgactgtttcctgttttattatcACCACTGTTACAGGCTGCCAAAGACTGACAAACAAGATCAAGGTAAATGGTCACAGAAAAGTTCATTTAAATACTGTAACACTTTGCAGCACTGATGTATTAAGAATTATGAAAATGTTGATTCTACGGACAAATATGGAAGTGATTTATCTGGTTTGATCAGAGGGACGAGCACGATGGCGCCATTGCAACTCAGTTCAAAACTTAGGttttaaaaccaaactaaaatgGGGCTATAGCCCACATGCTAACTTTGAAGAGGAGAGTGACGGagtgtttttgacattttcagtttgccCTCAGCAGGTCTCTGATGTGCAGCCAGGCTGGTTCCTCTGAGGGGAAACATCACCAGGCTCGAAGCACAACCAGTGAAGACACACAGTGTTATTCTTTCTGCCCAACAGAGTGGCAGAGACAAGTTAAATATCTACCCATAAATTTGACCTGGTGTAGGTCAGGCTGCTGGCTGAGCATCAATAGGGTGTACCTAATGTGTGCCAGGAAGCCGAGCCCTTTTTTTACCACAGAACTGCTCATATATCCGATTCCTCACATCATTCGGACCCACTCTCCACGTGGTCACAGCACCTGACATTGAAATTATGAAGTGTATTTTGGGATAGCAGTGaaatgctgaaaacattttagcGTGTCTTTGTCAAATTTGTCATGACACGTTGGTGTTATTAGAGTAAACAGATATTGCTGGCGCTGCTGGTTGTACCTAGCGTTGGTCTGTATACACTTGTAATAAAAACTTAGTGATGACAAAATGCAACATTCAAGTAaaacttttcactttaaatttcTTGGGAGCAGGaggttattttgttttatttagccCTGACCAATCAGAAGCAAGTGACTTATCTAATCCACCAGTGCTGTTTTCAACTGACAAGTTGTGGTAGCAGTCCCTAGTGGCAGTTGTTGTAAGGTTTTTCAGACTAATATCAAACAAATACATATGTTTGTGTAAGACTTGTTAACCCTGTAAATGGACTTGCAACAAACTGTTGATCTAATCAGTGCTTTTCTTATggtttctttcactgtttttaatgGATGTAGCtgagctttctttttttttaacctcaaaGATCTGATTGCTCTGACTGTTTGGCCTACTGGCTGAAACAGGTCAGCTATCAATGAGCACATCAAACCTATTGGACTCACTCAACAACTCTGCGATCTTGACGGAAATCATCAGGTTTAGAACCAGGCTGCTTTTATCTATTTACATTAAGTTTCTGTTTTGACGGTTCAGTCTTGCCCTACTTGcatatttcagtttcagtctggttGTTGGTAACTGAAGTTAAAAGATTAAGGAAAAATATGCGCTTTACATGCATAACTGCTTTTACAAGTAACTGTGAAACATTAAGCTAATGGGAGGAACAGAAggatatttttaatataaatttctGTTGTAAGACCGTTCTCAAAAGTCAGAACCTAAAACAATAATGGTTGAAAACCATATTGAAACAGGTCATTGTCCAGGAGATGGCTCAGTAACTTTCCACCCCTCATCATTGACgttttatttatcttttggCTTTAGTATATATAAAATGTGCAACTCTAATCAGTCAGCACATTTCTCTGGCTTGGTAACCTCCCGCAGATTTGCAGGGTTTTCTGTTGACACGACCGCCATCACCATCATGGCGAGACACATGGTGACTGGGTTGCGTCCAATTTCTTCAGACCAAGTTGACAAACAGTCACAGTCTAGATTATACACTTTTCAAAGGAAGCAAGGGCTAGGAACTATTTTGGCCAATGCAAAACCACATATTTCATACACATTTCTGCCAAGAAAGTAACACAATCTCACATCCCACCAGCAAAATTAATGTTTATGAGTATTTTTAATGGCCTACCTCAGACCTgagctttttaaaattatgCCAGGGCTACCAGAGCCTGTGAAATGATTTCAGAGCTATAAAGGAAACGTTATGTTCAACCGCCTTCACTATAATTGAGAGCAGTTCCCTTCAACAAGTCACAGGAGTTATGGAGATGATGGAGAGGCCTCATTATTGAACTTTTGGTAAATCAGTGCTGAAGTTTCTACAGTTAAGTTGTTTGAAAATGTAGAAAGCCCACCGGCCTTAATGTTCACTTAAGACATTAAGTGTGATTAATTGCGCCTGTACAGTCACACAGTTGTTTGCACTGTAAAAGCAAAGTATGGTTTTAAAGAGAGATGCACAGGGGGGACGTGGCTCATAGGTGGAATACCTACACAGATAAGGAGTAATTAGCAATTAGCCTAATGAAAGGCAATGGAGACTAGCAAGCTAGCTTGTTTGTGGTAAACCTCAATCTGCATCCTACAACTTCAAAGTGAGTACAAAGTGAATCCAAATTCATTTTACACAGCTAAAGGGTTCTGTGCAGACCTATGtaagtgtgtatatatatatatatatatatatatatatatatatatatatatatatatatatatatatattcctgTAACCTAAAATCTATCTGAATCCATGCAGTAAAATGGTCTGGGGAGCTCTACTGCAGAGTAAAtcattgtaaaaatgtaatttagttGTTGCTAATGCTAAAGAATATGAAGATCTGAAAGtctcatgaaaaaaaattgtctgaCAAAACTTTGTTAAGTcatctttgttgtgtttaatCATCCAAGCATTCCACAATGTTGTTACCTCATAAACCAAAAAAGTCATGATTCATACATACGTGTTCCTCTCCTTGGTACCACCAGCAATTCGCTAACAAATAAAGCCTGCACCCAGTAGAGGCCTGTTGTAAGAGACTCATATATGATCTTGAccataagcaaaaaaaaaaaagaaaagaaaaagggagacaTAGGGAATTTCTGCACGGTAAATGTGTATACATCCAACACTTATTGGGACTGAGAACTGCCTCTCACAATGAAAGTATTTGCGCTTGTTAGAGGATGGAAGGGAAGTAAAACGGGACTACTAGTCATAACAGgaatcattcattttaatcacCAAGCACAAGAGACAATAGAGTTTTTCTTGTTGTCACTGGTACTGAGacagtttgaaaatgttcagACTTTCACAGTCCATACTGACACAACAGAAAGAGGTTCAGTTCCTGCTTTTGCTGACCTTTTAAACAGCCCCCTCAGGTTGTTTACTATCAACCCAATAACAATATCCAACTAATTTGCCTCtgacctttttgttttgactaCACTAAATACTGGCTGGAAGAATTaagtcactgtcactgtcactgtgtaGGCTATATGTATGACTTCATTCTTAACGCTCTGAATTACATC
Encoded here:
- the LOC124050158 gene encoding uncharacterized protein LOC124050158 isoform X1; protein product: MEGGAFFQTIFLHGGPTQKNNWRNRRKRCLAYDPVNLQCVSLQVTAYTRVQLLYKKSRLVGGANARVHLNGRKQRRPGSLQRALNSEGNKTRNSLAVLVEVAMVCCFSRSLMCSQAGSSEGKHHQARSTTSEDTQCYSFCPTEWQRQVKYLPINLTWCRSGCWLSINRVYLMCARKPSPFFTTELLIYPIPHIIRTHSPRGHST